In Natronococcus sp. AD-5, the genomic window TTCGGCGAGGACGACGGCAGCGAGGGATCCGCGATAACGCTCGAGCTCGAGGACGGAACGGACTACCTGCTGTGTTACCCGTGTATCGCGGCCCTCCCGGACGATCCGACCGCCGCTGACGTCGCGCGACTGGAACGGGTCGACGAAGAGACGTCGCGACTCGGTCCGGCGTGATACCGTCGGACGGAAGCGAACGGCTTCGGCCGTCCGATCGGACGA contains:
- a CDS encoding DUF7561 family protein, yielding MARDSCDGCGRTVTVAGGIANLWTFGEDDGSEGSAITLELEDGTDYLLCYPCIAALPDDPTAADVARLERVDEETSRLGPA